The Streptomyces sp. NBC_01244 genome contains a region encoding:
- a CDS encoding response regulator transcription factor, whose amino-acid sequence MTIRLLLADDHPVVRAGLRAVLDTEPDFEVVAEAATAERAVELAGSTGVDVVLMDLQFGPGGGMHGSAATALITARSPSPRVLVLTTYDTDADILAAVEAGASGYLLKDAPPEELAAAVRTAAAGQSALAPAVALRLMDRMRTPAEALTKRELEVLQLVADGLSNQQISKQLFLSQATVKSHLVHIYAKLGVDSRTSAVATAATRRLIRTP is encoded by the coding sequence ATGACGATCCGGCTGCTCCTCGCCGACGACCACCCGGTGGTCCGGGCCGGGCTGCGCGCGGTGCTGGACACGGAGCCGGACTTCGAGGTGGTGGCGGAGGCGGCGACGGCGGAACGCGCGGTCGAGCTGGCCGGCTCCACCGGGGTCGACGTGGTCCTGATGGACCTCCAGTTCGGCCCCGGCGGCGGCATGCACGGCTCGGCGGCCACGGCCCTGATCACGGCCCGGTCCCCGTCCCCCCGCGTGCTGGTACTGACCACGTACGACACGGACGCGGACATCCTGGCGGCGGTGGAGGCGGGCGCCTCGGGCTACCTCCTGAAAGACGCCCCGCCGGAGGAACTCGCGGCGGCGGTCCGCACCGCGGCGGCCGGCCAGTCCGCGCTGGCCCCGGCGGTGGCGCTGCGCCTGATGGACCGCATGCGGACGCCGGCGGAGGCCCTGACCAAGCGCGAACTGGAGGTCCTCCAGCTCGTCGCGGACGGCCTGTCGAACCAGCAGATCTCCAAGCAGCTCTTCCTGAGCCAGGCCACGGTCAAGTCCCACCTGGTCCACATCTACGCGAAACTGGGCGTCGACTCCCGCACCTCGGCCGTGGCCACGGCGGCAACCCGCCGCCTGATCCGCACGCCGTAG
- a CDS encoding sensor histidine kinase, protein MTAHLPPPAAALPSPPAPGGARTLTPVSRVLRLCLHALFFGLLALAAGRAVADSAPRAGWVIAACAVLAAVYLAGVRIPAVHTSARAGAVWLAALGAAWAALLVVSPDGLWIAFPLYFLELHLLRLRWGVTAVAVTACAAIGGFVAHSSAVTPGAFLGPLLGGAVAVATVLGYQALYRESERRRELIEELITTRAELAAAERSAGILAERERLAREIHDTLAQGLSSIQLLLRAAERSLPEGSAALAHIGRAREAAQENLAEARRFVRALTPPDLEHGSLPAALERLCSAAPGPRVRFSLSGTARPLPTPYEVALLRIAQSALANVVRHAGAGRAEITLTFMDSSVTLDIVDDGKGFDPSSAAAAPSDGGGFGLPAMRSRAETLSGLFTVESAPGQGTAVAVTLPLPAEALS, encoded by the coding sequence ATGACTGCTCACCTGCCGCCCCCCGCGGCCGCCCTCCCCTCGCCCCCCGCGCCCGGTGGCGCCCGCACCCTCACCCCCGTCTCCCGCGTCCTGCGGCTGTGCCTGCACGCCCTGTTCTTCGGCCTGCTCGCCCTCGCCGCCGGGCGGGCCGTCGCCGACTCCGCGCCGCGCGCGGGCTGGGTGATCGCGGCCTGCGCGGTACTGGCCGCCGTGTACCTCGCGGGCGTACGGATCCCCGCGGTGCACACCTCGGCGCGCGCCGGGGCGGTGTGGCTGGCGGCCCTGGGCGCGGCCTGGGCCGCGCTGCTGGTGGTCTCCCCCGACGGGCTGTGGATCGCCTTCCCGCTGTACTTCCTGGAGCTGCACCTGCTGCGGCTGCGCTGGGGCGTGACGGCCGTCGCGGTGACCGCCTGCGCGGCGATCGGCGGCTTCGTCGCGCACAGCAGCGCGGTGACCCCGGGGGCCTTCCTCGGTCCGCTGCTGGGCGGGGCCGTGGCGGTGGCGACCGTACTGGGCTACCAGGCGCTGTACCGGGAGAGCGAGCGGCGCCGCGAGCTGATCGAGGAGCTCATCACCACCCGGGCCGAGCTGGCCGCGGCCGAGCGGAGCGCGGGGATCCTGGCCGAGCGGGAGCGGCTCGCCCGGGAGATCCACGACACCCTGGCGCAGGGCCTGTCCTCCATCCAGCTCCTCCTGCGGGCCGCCGAGCGCAGCCTGCCGGAGGGTTCGGCGGCCCTCGCGCACATCGGCCGGGCCCGGGAGGCCGCCCAGGAGAACCTCGCCGAGGCACGGCGCTTCGTACGGGCCCTCACGCCTCCGGACCTGGAGCACGGGTCCCTGCCGGCCGCGCTGGAACGGCTGTGCTCGGCGGCGCCGGGCCCCCGGGTCCGGTTCTCCCTGAGCGGCACCGCGCGCCCCCTCCCGACCCCCTACGAGGTGGCGCTGCTGCGGATCGCGCAGTCGGCGCTGGCCAATGTGGTGCGCCACGCGGGGGCCGGACGCGCCGAGATCACCCTGACCTTCATGGACTCCTCCGTGACCCTCGACATCGTCGACGACGGCAAGGGCTTCGATCCTTCCTCGGCCGCCGCCGCCCCCTCGGACGGCGGCGGCTTCGGCCTGCCGGCGATGCGCTCGCGGGCCGAAACCCTCAGCGGCCTGTTCACGGTCGAATCCGCCCCGGGCCAGGGCACCGCCGTGGCCGTCACCCTTCCCCTGCCCGCGGAGGCCCTGTCATGA
- a CDS encoding ABC transporter permease, whose translation MFVAWRDLRFAKGRFALMGSVVLLITLLVGLLSGLTAGLARENISAITGLPATTRLAFAAPAGGQKVSFTNSQVPEKAWLAWREQPGVTSAQPLGIRTTNVVSGERTAGVSVFGVDPAGSLAPRGSGLTQGQVVLTEKAAKELGGLTAGGKLRIGQVEMTVASVSGTAAYSHTPVVWMDLNDWQRVGNPGTSIDTLATVVALDGSGVDWAAGDKATGTEAQTVDGALSAIGSYTSENGSLQLMRGFLFAISALVIGAFFTVWTIQRSGDIAVLKALGASTPYLLKDALGQAVVMLALGTGAGTALAAGFGALISGGDVPFVLDAATVLVPAAVMIALGALGAALSIRRITAVDPLTALGSAR comes from the coding sequence ATGTTCGTCGCATGGAGAGATCTACGGTTCGCGAAGGGCCGCTTCGCCCTGATGGGCTCGGTGGTCCTGCTGATCACCCTGCTGGTCGGCCTGTTGTCCGGGCTCACCGCCGGCCTGGCCCGGGAGAACATCTCGGCCATCACCGGCCTGCCCGCCACCACCCGCCTCGCGTTCGCCGCGCCCGCCGGGGGCCAGAAGGTCTCCTTCACCAACTCCCAGGTGCCCGAGAAGGCCTGGCTGGCCTGGCGGGAGCAGCCGGGGGTGACCTCGGCGCAGCCGCTGGGCATCCGCACCACCAACGTCGTCTCGGGTGAGCGCACGGCGGGCGTGTCCGTCTTCGGAGTGGATCCGGCGGGCTCCCTCGCGCCCCGGGGGAGCGGGCTCACCCAGGGGCAGGTGGTCCTCACGGAGAAGGCCGCCAAGGAGCTCGGCGGGCTGACCGCCGGAGGCAAGCTCAGGATCGGCCAGGTCGAGATGACCGTGGCCTCGGTGTCCGGCACCGCCGCCTACAGCCACACCCCGGTCGTCTGGATGGACCTCAACGACTGGCAGCGCGTCGGGAACCCCGGCACCTCCATCGACACCCTCGCCACCGTCGTGGCCCTGGACGGCTCGGGCGTCGACTGGGCGGCCGGGGACAAGGCCACCGGCACCGAGGCGCAGACCGTCGACGGGGCGCTGAGCGCGATCGGGTCGTACACCTCCGAGAACGGCTCGCTCCAGCTGATGCGCGGGTTCCTCTTCGCCATCTCGGCCCTGGTCATAGGAGCCTTCTTCACGGTGTGGACCATCCAGCGCAGCGGGGACATCGCCGTGCTGAAGGCACTGGGTGCCTCCACCCCGTACCTGCTCAAGGACGCCCTCGGGCAGGCCGTGGTGATGCTGGCGCTCGGCACCGGTGCGGGCACCGCGCTCGCGGCCGGCTTCGGAGCGCTGATCAGCGGCGGGGACGTGCCCTTCGTGCTCGACGCCGCCACCGTGCTGGTCCCGGCCGCCGTCATGATCGCGCTCGGCGCGCTGGGCGCCGCCCTGTCCATCCGGCGGATCACCGCCGTAGACCCCCTGACCGCTCTCGGGAGCGCCCGATGA
- a CDS encoding ABC transporter ATP-binding protein, whose product MTLLVHDVTLTYPDGDGRLTALDAVGLEVPAGTLTAVVGPSGSGKSSLLAVAATLVTPDAGRVVVAGQDTSELGAGEKSALRREKIGIVFQQPNLLASLTAAEQLQVMAHLSGRPARALRRRALELLDAVGLADKADKRPHQLSGGQRQRINIARALMNDPAVLLVDEPTSALDHERGAAILDLLVTLTRERSTATVLVTHDHAHLGRMDATATMTDGRLEQGAESVPAP is encoded by the coding sequence ATGACCCTGCTCGTGCACGACGTCACGCTCACCTACCCGGACGGCGACGGCCGCCTCACCGCGCTGGACGCGGTCGGCCTGGAGGTGCCGGCCGGCACCCTGACGGCGGTGGTCGGACCCTCCGGTTCCGGCAAGTCCAGCCTGCTGGCGGTCGCCGCCACCCTCGTCACGCCCGACGCGGGACGGGTGGTCGTGGCCGGGCAGGACACCTCGGAGCTCGGCGCGGGCGAGAAGTCGGCGCTGCGCCGGGAGAAGATCGGCATCGTCTTCCAGCAGCCGAACCTGCTGGCCTCGCTCACCGCCGCCGAACAGCTCCAGGTCATGGCCCACCTCTCCGGCCGTCCCGCGCGGGCCCTGCGCCGGCGGGCCCTGGAGCTGCTGGACGCGGTGGGACTGGCCGACAAGGCCGACAAGCGGCCGCACCAGCTCTCCGGGGGGCAGCGCCAGCGGATCAACATCGCCCGCGCCCTGATGAACGACCCCGCCGTGCTGCTGGTCGACGAGCCCACCAGCGCCCTCGACCACGAGCGCGGGGCCGCGATCCTGGACCTGCTGGTCACCCTCACCCGGGAGCGCTCCACCGCCACCGTGCTGGTCACCCACGACCACGCGCACCTGGGGCGGATGGACGCCACGGCGACGATGACCGACGGCCGTCTGGAGCAGGGCGCGGAGTCCGTCCCGGCCCCGTAG
- a CDS encoding IclR family transcriptional regulator — MPTSSASTTDASTKPTAASGGVQSLERAFDLLERMADAGGEVGLSELSAASGLPLPTIHRLMRTLVACGYVRQQPNRRYSLGPRLIRLGESASRLLGTWARPYLARLVEETGETANMALLDGDEIVYVAQVPSKHSMRMFTEVGRRVLPHSTGVGKALLAYTPADEVRALLSRTGMPAATEKTITTPEGFLEALEVVRRVGYAVDDNEQEIGVRCLAVSVPNSPTAAAISISGPAGRVTEAVAESFVPILQGVAAELSVALQSQNPA; from the coding sequence GTGCCGACGTCCAGCGCCAGCACCACCGACGCCTCCACCAAGCCCACCGCCGCCAGCGGTGGCGTCCAGTCCCTTGAGCGCGCCTTCGATCTGCTCGAACGCATGGCCGATGCCGGGGGCGAAGTCGGCCTCAGCGAGCTCTCCGCCGCCAGCGGTCTGCCGCTGCCCACCATCCATCGCCTCATGCGCACCCTCGTGGCGTGCGGCTATGTCCGGCAGCAGCCCAACCGACGGTACTCCCTCGGACCCCGGCTGATCCGCCTCGGCGAGTCCGCGTCGCGGCTGCTGGGCACCTGGGCCCGGCCCTACCTGGCGCGTCTGGTGGAGGAGACCGGCGAGACCGCGAACATGGCCCTGCTCGACGGGGACGAGATCGTCTACGTCGCCCAGGTGCCGTCCAAGCACTCCATGCGCATGTTCACCGAGGTCGGCCGCCGGGTGCTGCCGCACTCCACCGGCGTGGGCAAGGCGCTGCTCGCCTACACCCCCGCGGACGAGGTACGGGCCCTGCTCTCGCGCACCGGGATGCCGGCCGCGACCGAGAAGACCATCACCACGCCCGAGGGCTTCCTGGAGGCCCTGGAGGTCGTCCGCCGGGTGGGTTACGCGGTCGACGACAACGAGCAGGAAATAGGAGTCCGCTGCCTGGCGGTCTCCGTGCCGAACTCGCCGACCGCCGCCGCGATCTCCATCTCCGGCCCGGCCGGCCGGGTGACCGAGGCCGTCGCCGAGTCCTTCGTGCCGATCCTCCAGGGCGTCGCGGCCGAGCTGTCGGTGGCCCTGCAGAGCCAGAACCCCGCGTAG
- the allB gene encoding allantoinase AllB gives MAVELVLRSTRVITPEGTRAASVAVAGGKIAAVLPYEADVPAGARLEDFGDDVLLPGLVDTHVHVNDPGRTEWEGFWTATRAAAAGGITTILDMPLNSLPPTTTTANLVVKQDVARTKAHVDVGFWGGALPDNVKDLRPLHDAGVFGFKCFLSPSGVDEFPLLDQEQLAASLAEITGFGGLLIVHAEDPHHLDSAPQNPGPKYADFLASRPQDAENTAIQNLIDQAKRLNARVHVLHLSSASALPLIAAAKAEGVQITVESCPHFLTLTAEEVPDGATEFKCCPPIRESANQDVLWDALADGTIDCIVSDHSPSTADLKTGDFATAWGGISSLQLGLPAIWTEAKKRGRTLEDVVRWMSAAPAALAGLASKGAIEAGRDADFAVLAPEETFTVDPAHLHHRNQVTAYAGKTLHGVVKSTWLRGTRIADHGTPSEPTGRLLERQN, from the coding sequence CTGGCTGTGGAACTGGTACTGCGCTCGACGCGCGTCATCACCCCCGAGGGGACGCGTGCCGCTTCGGTGGCCGTCGCCGGCGGGAAGATCGCGGCCGTGCTGCCGTACGAGGCCGACGTACCGGCCGGTGCCCGGCTGGAGGACTTCGGCGACGACGTGCTCCTCCCCGGCCTGGTCGACACCCACGTCCACGTGAACGACCCCGGTCGTACCGAGTGGGAAGGCTTCTGGACGGCCACCCGAGCCGCCGCGGCCGGTGGCATCACCACCATCCTCGACATGCCGCTCAACTCCCTGCCGCCGACCACGACCACCGCCAACCTGGTGGTCAAGCAGGACGTGGCCCGGACCAAGGCGCACGTGGACGTCGGCTTCTGGGGCGGCGCGCTGCCGGACAACGTCAAGGACCTGCGCCCGCTGCACGACGCCGGCGTCTTCGGCTTCAAGTGCTTCCTGTCGCCCTCCGGCGTCGACGAGTTCCCCCTCCTCGACCAGGAGCAGCTCGCCGCCTCGCTCGCCGAGATCACCGGCTTCGGCGGCCTGCTGATCGTGCACGCCGAGGACCCGCACCACCTGGATTCCGCGCCGCAGAACCCGGGCCCCAAGTACGCCGACTTCCTGGCCTCCCGCCCCCAGGACGCCGAGAACACCGCGATCCAGAACCTGATCGACCAGGCGAAGCGACTGAACGCGCGCGTCCACGTCCTGCACCTGTCCTCCGCCTCCGCGCTGCCGCTGATCGCGGCCGCGAAGGCCGAGGGCGTACAGATCACGGTCGAGTCCTGCCCGCACTTCCTCACCCTGACGGCCGAGGAAGTACCGGACGGCGCCACCGAGTTCAAGTGCTGCCCGCCCATCCGCGAGTCCGCCAACCAGGACGTCCTGTGGGACGCGCTCGCCGACGGCACGATCGACTGCATCGTCTCCGACCACTCGCCCTCCACCGCGGACCTCAAGACCGGCGACTTCGCCACCGCGTGGGGCGGCATCTCCTCCCTCCAGCTGGGCCTGCCGGCCATCTGGACCGAGGCGAAGAAGCGCGGCCGCACCCTCGAGGACGTCGTCCGCTGGATGTCCGCCGCCCCGGCCGCCCTCGCCGGTCTGGCGAGCAAGGGCGCGATCGAGGCCGGCCGCGACGCCGACTTCGCCGTCCTGGCCCCCGAAGAGACCTTCACCGTGGACCCGGCCCACCTGCACCACCGCAACCAGGTCACGGCGTACGCGGGCAAGACCCTGCACGGCGTCGTGAAGTCCACCTGGCTGCGCGGCACGCGGATCGCCGACCACGGCACCCCGTCCGAGCCCACCGGCCGACTCCTTGAAAGGCAGAACTGA
- the alc gene encoding allantoicase — protein sequence MAIESFTGNANPYGGGDPYADYRSADFPFTQYANLAARELGAGVIEANDEFFAQRENLLISEAAHFDPEDFGHKGKVMDGWETRRRRGISATQPWPTPEDHDWALVRLGAPGVIRGIVVDTAHFRGNMPQAVSVEATNWEGALAPTPAELQGDDIKWTTIVARTPVGGHAANGFEIDVEQRFTHLRVNQHPDGGIARLRVYGEVVPDPKWLAALGSFDVVALENGGSVQDASNRFYSPPTNTINPGRSRKMDDGWETARRRDNGNDWIRYQLVAESEIRAVEIDTAYLKGNSAGWASLSVKTGEEGEWTEFLPRTRLQPDTNHRFVLDAPAVGTHVRIDIFPDGGFSRLRLFGALTEAGTAAHTARHQELGG from the coding sequence GTGGCGATTGAATCCTTCACCGGCAACGCGAACCCGTACGGAGGCGGCGACCCGTACGCGGACTACCGCAGCGCGGACTTCCCGTTCACCCAGTACGCGAACCTCGCCGCCCGTGAGCTCGGCGCCGGTGTCATCGAGGCCAACGACGAGTTCTTCGCCCAGCGCGAGAACCTGCTGATCTCCGAGGCCGCGCACTTCGACCCCGAGGACTTCGGCCACAAGGGCAAGGTCATGGACGGCTGGGAGACCCGCCGCCGCCGCGGCATCTCCGCCACCCAGCCGTGGCCGACCCCCGAGGACCACGACTGGGCGCTCGTCCGCCTGGGCGCCCCCGGCGTCATCCGCGGCATCGTCGTCGACACCGCCCACTTCCGCGGCAACATGCCGCAGGCCGTCTCCGTCGAGGCCACCAACTGGGAAGGCGCCCTCGCGCCGACCCCGGCGGAGCTCCAGGGCGACGACATCAAGTGGACGACCATCGTCGCCCGCACCCCCGTCGGCGGCCACGCGGCCAACGGCTTCGAGATCGACGTCGAGCAGCGCTTCACGCACCTGCGCGTCAACCAGCACCCCGACGGCGGCATCGCCCGCCTGCGCGTCTACGGCGAGGTCGTTCCCGACCCCAAGTGGCTCGCGGCGCTCGGCTCCTTCGACGTGGTGGCGCTGGAGAACGGCGGCTCCGTCCAGGACGCCTCCAACCGCTTCTACTCCCCGCCGACCAACACCATCAACCCGGGCCGCTCCCGCAAGATGGACGACGGCTGGGAGACCGCCCGCCGCCGTGACAACGGCAACGACTGGATCCGCTACCAGCTCGTCGCCGAGTCCGAGATCCGCGCCGTCGAGATCGACACCGCGTACCTCAAGGGCAACTCGGCCGGCTGGGCCTCGCTGTCCGTCAAGACGGGCGAGGAGGGCGAGTGGACCGAGTTCCTGCCGCGCACCCGCCTGCAGCCCGACACCAACCACCGCTTCGTGCTCGACGCCCCGGCGGTGGGCACGCACGTGCGCATCGACATCTTCCCGGACGGCGGCTTCTCCCGCCTGCGCCTCTTCGGCGCGCTGACGGAGGCCGGCACCGCCGCGCACACCGCCCGTCACCAGGAGCTGGGCGGCTGA
- a CDS encoding SDR family oxidoreductase, whose amino-acid sequence MNGNAVALVTGGSRGIGAATALRLAQDGTDVALTYVDDAEAARAVVGKIEALGRRGLALRADAGGAERAAGAVEETVRGLGRLDVLVNNAGVGVLGPLEGLTIADVDRVLAINVRGAFLASRAAAGRMGRGGRIITIGSCMTQRVPGPGGTLYAMSKAALTGLTKALSRELGERGITANLVHPGPVDTDMNPADGPYAAAQAAMTALGRFATPQEVAAMVSFLAGPDSAYVTGAEFSVDGGHAA is encoded by the coding sequence ATGAACGGCAACGCAGTGGCCCTGGTGACGGGCGGCAGCAGGGGGATCGGCGCCGCGACCGCGCTGCGGCTCGCGCAGGACGGTACCGACGTGGCCCTCACCTACGTCGACGACGCGGAAGCGGCGCGGGCGGTCGTCGGCAAGATCGAGGCGCTGGGCCGGCGCGGCCTGGCCCTGCGCGCCGACGCGGGGGGCGCGGAGCGGGCCGCCGGGGCGGTGGAGGAGACCGTACGGGGCCTCGGCCGGCTCGACGTCCTGGTGAACAACGCCGGCGTGGGCGTGCTCGGCCCGCTGGAGGGGCTCACCATCGCGGACGTGGACCGCGTCCTCGCGATCAACGTCCGGGGCGCCTTCCTGGCCTCCCGCGCCGCGGCCGGGCGGATGGGCCGGGGCGGGCGGATCATCACCATCGGCAGCTGCATGACCCAGCGGGTGCCGGGCCCGGGCGGCACCCTGTACGCGATGAGCAAGGCGGCGCTGACCGGCCTGACCAAGGCCCTCTCGCGGGAGCTCGGCGAGCGCGGGATCACCGCGAACCTGGTCCACCCGGGCCCGGTGGACACCGACATGAACCCCGCGGACGGCCCCTACGCCGCCGCGCAGGCGGCCATGACGGCCCTGGGCCGCTTCGCCACCCCGCAGGAGGTGGCCGCCATGGTGTCCTTCCTCGCGGGCCCGGACTCCGCTTACGTCACGGGGGCCGAGTTCTCGGTGGACGGCGGCCACGCGGCGTAG
- a CDS encoding dihydrofolate reductase family protein — protein MGKLTLTTFLTLDGVMQAPGGPDEDTSGGFTYGGWLVPFADEGMGEFVTEVFDRAGAFLFGRRTYEIFASYWPQHDDPADPVASRLNQLPKHVASTTLKEPAWGPATVIDGEQLQSEVVRIKDATEGELQVHGSGALAQWLLARDLVDELNLLVFPVFLGGGRRLFPTGGLPTAFELTDSRTTSAGTAIHTYRPKGRAAFGTFG, from the coding sequence ATGGGAAAGCTGACCCTCACCACCTTCCTGACCCTCGACGGTGTGATGCAGGCCCCCGGCGGCCCGGACGAGGACACCAGTGGCGGGTTCACGTACGGCGGCTGGCTCGTGCCCTTCGCCGACGAGGGCATGGGGGAGTTCGTCACCGAGGTCTTCGACCGGGCCGGGGCCTTCCTGTTCGGGCGCCGGACCTACGAGATCTTCGCCTCGTACTGGCCGCAGCACGACGACCCCGCCGACCCGGTCGCGAGCAGGCTCAACCAGCTGCCCAAGCACGTGGCCTCGACCACGCTCAAGGAGCCGGCCTGGGGCCCCGCCACCGTGATCGACGGGGAGCAGCTGCAGAGCGAGGTCGTACGGATCAAGGACGCGACCGAGGGGGAGCTCCAAGTGCACGGCAGCGGCGCGCTCGCGCAGTGGCTGCTGGCGCGGGACCTGGTGGACGAGCTGAACCTGCTGGTCTTCCCGGTCTTCCTGGGCGGCGGCCGGCGACTGTTCCCGACGGGCGGCCTGCCGACGGCCTTCGAGCTGACGGACTCCCGCACCACCTCGGCCGGCACGGCCATCCACACCTACCGGCCGAAGGGGCGCGCCGCGTTCGGCACCTTCGGCTGA
- a CDS encoding DMT family transporter, with protein MSTIAAPAPLAAPRRAWLADLPVLLVAVVWGGSYLAAKGVTTTHTVIAVLVLRFALVLPVLAVAGRRRLRALTPAQLRGAGVLGLVLGGIFLLETYGVVHTSATNAGLIISLTMIFTPLAESAVRRVAPSPAFLGAAAVSVSGVVLLTQGAGFTTPSTGDLLILGAALARTAHVLLMARIKAVQEADSLSLTTVQLGTAVAVFAVLALLPGTGASPWAAAADFGAAEWAGLAFLSVFCTLFAFFVQMWAVRRTSPSRVSLLLGTEPLWAAAAGIAIGGERLGAAGFAGVALVLAGTAWGRRAAG; from the coding sequence GTGTCCACCATCGCCGCCCCCGCTCCCCTCGCCGCGCCCCGCAGGGCCTGGCTCGCCGACCTGCCGGTCCTGCTCGTCGCCGTCGTCTGGGGCGGCAGCTACCTCGCCGCCAAGGGCGTCACCACCACGCACACCGTGATCGCGGTGCTCGTCCTGCGCTTCGCGCTGGTCCTGCCCGTCCTCGCCGTCGCAGGTCGGCGACGGCTGCGCGCGCTCACCCCCGCCCAACTGCGCGGCGCCGGAGTGCTGGGACTGGTACTCGGCGGAATCTTCCTGCTGGAGACCTACGGGGTCGTCCACACCTCCGCCACCAACGCCGGGCTCATCATCAGCCTGACCATGATCTTCACCCCGCTCGCCGAGTCCGCCGTCCGCCGCGTAGCCCCCTCGCCCGCCTTCCTCGGCGCCGCGGCCGTCTCCGTCAGCGGAGTCGTCCTGCTCACCCAGGGGGCGGGTTTCACCACCCCGAGCACCGGCGACCTCCTCATCCTCGGCGCCGCGCTCGCGCGGACGGCGCACGTCCTGCTGATGGCCCGGATCAAGGCCGTGCAGGAAGCGGATTCGCTCTCCCTGACCACCGTCCAGCTCGGAACCGCGGTCGCCGTGTTCGCCGTACTGGCCCTGCTGCCCGGCACCGGCGCGAGCCCCTGGGCGGCCGCCGCCGACTTCGGCGCGGCCGAGTGGGCCGGGCTCGCCTTCCTCTCCGTCTTCTGCACCCTGTTCGCCTTCTTCGTGCAGATGTGGGCCGTCCGCCGCACCTCGCCCTCCCGCGTCAGCCTGCTGCTCGGCACCGAACCCCTGTGGGCCGCGGCGGCGGGCATCGCCATCGGCGGCGAGCGGCTCGGCGCGGCCGGCTTCGCGGGGGTCGCGCTGGTGCTCGCGGGCACCGCCTGGGGGCGGCGCGCGGCTGGCTGA
- a CDS encoding cytochrome P450 family protein: protein MPVLDLSAIAEDFNENPYPHYARLRAEGPVHRVKAADGQEVWLIVGHREARQVLTHPAVSKNWLTSGLYADRERTEASANMMRADPPDHTRLRRLVAGSFVPGRIETLRPRVQEIVDGLLDGMEALPERRADLIEAFAQPLPMTVICELLGVAEADRGAFRGWITEMVSPTGVESENAAVRAMTAYTAGLVDAKIADPGEDLLSDWVTSRGDGGDRLSRRELVAMAALMMVGGHETTVHLVSNGMRALLAHPDQLAALRADPDGLIGGAVEEILRYDGPVETATFRFAATDLEIGDTFIEAGSGILVCLAAADRDPSRFDRPDTFDIRRTGRGGHIAFGHGIHHCVAAPLGRLEGRIAIRSLVERFPDLREEPAVLAWMPGTMVRGTTRHPVCW from the coding sequence ATGCCGGTCCTGGACCTCAGTGCGATCGCCGAAGACTTCAACGAGAACCCGTACCCCCACTACGCGCGCCTGCGTGCGGAGGGACCGGTTCACCGGGTGAAGGCGGCCGACGGCCAGGAGGTCTGGCTGATCGTCGGTCACCGGGAGGCCCGCCAGGTGCTCACCCACCCCGCGGTGTCCAAGAACTGGCTGACCTCCGGGCTCTACGCCGACCGGGAGCGGACCGAGGCCAGCGCCAACATGATGCGCGCCGACCCGCCGGACCACACCCGGCTGCGCCGGCTGGTCGCCGGCTCCTTCGTCCCCGGCCGGATCGAGACGCTGCGCCCGCGCGTCCAGGAGATCGTCGACGGGCTGCTCGACGGGATGGAGGCCCTCCCCGAGCGCCGCGCCGACCTGATCGAGGCCTTCGCCCAGCCGCTGCCCATGACCGTGATCTGCGAGCTCCTCGGGGTCGCGGAGGCCGACCGCGGCGCCTTCCGCGGCTGGATCACCGAGATGGTCTCGCCCACCGGGGTGGAGTCCGAGAACGCGGCCGTGCGCGCCATGACCGCCTACACGGCCGGGCTGGTCGACGCCAAGATCGCCGATCCGGGCGAGGACCTGCTCAGCGACTGGGTGACCAGCCGGGGGGACGGGGGAGACCGGCTCTCCCGCCGGGAGCTGGTCGCGATGGCCGCCCTGATGATGGTCGGCGGCCACGAGACCACCGTGCACCTGGTCTCCAACGGGATGCGGGCGCTCCTCGCCCACCCCGACCAGCTCGCCGCCCTGCGCGCCGACCCGGACGGACTGATCGGGGGAGCCGTCGAGGAGATCCTGCGCTACGACGGCCCGGTGGAGACCGCCACGTTCCGTTTCGCCGCCACGGACCTGGAGATCGGCGACACCTTCATCGAGGCCGGCTCCGGCATACTCGTCTGCCTCGCCGCGGCGGACCGGGACCCCTCCCGCTTCGACCGCCCCGACACCTTCGACATCCGCCGCACCGGCCGGGGCGGGCACATCGCCTTCGGACACGGCATCCACCACTGCGTCGCCGCCCCGCTCGGCCGGCTGGAGGGCCGGATCGCGATCCGGTCCCTGGTGGAGCGCTTCCCCGACCTCAGGGAAGAGCCGGCCGTCCTCGCATGGATGCCCGGGACCATGGTCCGCGGGACGACCCGGCACCCGGTGTGCTGGTAG